A region of Spiribacter roseus DNA encodes the following proteins:
- a CDS encoding homoserine dehydrogenase, which produces MDPVKVGVLGLGTVGGGTVNLLERNRDEITRRAGRPVDVVRAAARHPDRPRTCSTEHIQLDYDAHAVVDDPEIEIIVELIGGETLSKSLILRALDNGKHVVTANKALIALHGNEIFARARANGVTVGFEAAVAGGIPIIKAVREGLVGNRIEWLAGIINGTGNFILTEMCYAGREFGDVLAEAQRLGYAEADPTFDVDGIDAAHKLTILASIAFGIPLQFDKVYTEGIGQVSTDDVNYAAELGFRIKHLGICRREGDGIALRVHPTLLPERQLLANVDGVMNAVMVNADPLGPTLYYGAGAGAEPTASAVVADLVDVVREFTLEPENRVPYLAFQAHSLSDEPVLGMQSVETAYYLRVEAQDQPGVLADLTGILSNAGISIEAVIQKQPAPGAETVPVILLTHRVQEFRMDEACSRIEAMEAIHGKVTRIRVEALL; this is translated from the coding sequence TTGGATCCGGTAAAGGTCGGAGTACTCGGGCTGGGCACGGTGGGCGGCGGAACCGTCAACCTGCTGGAGCGCAATCGTGACGAGATCACGCGACGGGCGGGGCGCCCCGTGGATGTCGTCCGGGCCGCGGCGAGGCATCCCGATCGCCCGCGGACCTGCAGCACCGAGCATATCCAGCTCGACTATGATGCGCATGCCGTCGTCGACGATCCCGAAATCGAGATCATCGTCGAGCTGATCGGTGGCGAGACACTGTCCAAGTCGCTGATCCTCCGGGCCCTGGATAACGGCAAACATGTCGTCACCGCCAATAAGGCGCTGATCGCGCTGCATGGTAACGAGATCTTTGCCCGGGCCCGGGCCAATGGCGTGACGGTGGGTTTTGAGGCCGCCGTCGCGGGAGGGATTCCCATCATCAAGGCGGTCCGCGAGGGCCTGGTCGGCAACCGCATCGAGTGGCTCGCCGGGATCATCAACGGCACCGGCAACTTCATCCTCACCGAGATGTGCTACGCCGGCCGTGAATTCGGCGACGTCCTCGCCGAAGCCCAGCGCCTGGGGTATGCCGAGGCCGACCCCACGTTTGACGTCGACGGCATCGATGCCGCCCACAAGCTGACCATTCTGGCCTCGATCGCCTTTGGCATCCCGCTGCAGTTTGACAAGGTTTATACCGAGGGCATCGGCCAGGTCAGCACCGACGATGTCAACTACGCCGCCGAGCTGGGTTTTCGGATCAAGCACCTGGGCATCTGCCGCCGAGAGGGCGACGGCATCGCGCTGCGCGTGCACCCCACGCTGCTGCCCGAGCGCCAGCTGCTGGCCAATGTCGATGGGGTCATGAACGCGGTCATGGTCAATGCCGATCCGCTGGGGCCAACGCTCTACTACGGGGCCGGTGCCGGCGCCGAGCCGACGGCATCGGCGGTGGTGGCCGATCTGGTGGATGTGGTGCGAGAGTTCACGCTCGAGCCCGAAAACCGGGTGCCCTACCTCGCGTTCCAGGCCCACTCGCTGTCCGACGAGCCGGTGCTCGGCATGCAGTCGGTGGAAACGGCCTATTACCTGCGCGTTGAAGCCCAGGATCAGCCTGGCGTGCTGGCCGATCTGACCGGCATTCTCAGTAACGCCGGCATCAGCATCGAGGCGGTCATCCAGAAACAACCCGCCCCCGGGGCCGAGACAG
- the alaC gene encoding alanine transaminase, producing the protein MNEEFQRIKRLPPYVFNIVNELKAAARARGEDIVDFGMGNPDQPTPRHIVDKLAEAAQRPDTHRYSVSRGIPRLRRAITRWYEDRYNVSLDPESEAIVTIGSKEGLAHLALATLGPGDAVLVPNPAYPIHPYGVVIAGADIRHVPLVEDGDFFTELEKAIKDTWPKPKMLILNFPANPTAQCVDLAFFERVVEICREHRIWIVHDLAYADLVYDGYQAPSILQVPGAREVAVESFSLSKSYNMPGWRVGFMCGSEKLIAALARMKSYLDYGMFTPIQVAAIHALEGPQDCVTEIRDTYQGRRDVLCDGLEAAGWPIKRPQATMFAWARIPEPYQSMGSLEFAKKLISDAGVAVSPGVGFGEYGDTHVRFGLIENQHRTRQAVRGIKQMFRRDGLGQ; encoded by the coding sequence TTGAACGAAGAATTCCAGCGCATCAAGCGCCTGCCGCCGTATGTGTTCAACATCGTCAATGAACTCAAGGCAGCAGCCCGCGCCCGTGGCGAGGACATTGTCGACTTTGGCATGGGCAACCCCGATCAGCCCACGCCGCGGCATATCGTCGACAAGCTGGCGGAGGCGGCCCAGCGGCCGGACACCCATCGCTATTCGGTCTCCCGTGGGATCCCCCGGCTGCGCCGGGCCATCACCCGCTGGTACGAGGATCGCTATAACGTATCGCTCGACCCCGAGAGCGAGGCCATCGTGACCATCGGCTCCAAGGAGGGGCTGGCGCATCTGGCGCTGGCCACCCTCGGGCCGGGCGACGCGGTGCTGGTCCCGAACCCGGCCTATCCGATCCATCCCTACGGCGTGGTGATCGCGGGCGCCGACATCCGTCATGTGCCGCTGGTTGAGGACGGTGACTTTTTCACCGAGCTTGAGAAGGCCATCAAGGACACCTGGCCGAAGCCGAAGATGCTGATCCTCAACTTTCCCGCCAACCCCACGGCGCAGTGCGTCGATCTGGCGTTCTTTGAACGGGTGGTGGAGATCTGCCGCGAGCACCGGATCTGGATCGTCCACGATCTGGCCTATGCCGACCTGGTCTACGACGGCTATCAGGCGCCATCGATCCTGCAGGTGCCGGGGGCCCGCGAGGTGGCGGTGGAGTCGTTTTCACTGTCGAAGAGCTACAACATGCCCGGCTGGCGGGTCGGATTCATGTGCGGCAGCGAGAAACTGATCGCCGCACTGGCGCGGATGAAGTCCTATCTCGACTACGGCATGTTCACGCCCATCCAGGTGGCCGCCATCCATGCGCTGGAAGGGCCGCAGGACTGCGTCACGGAAATCCGCGACACCTACCAGGGGCGTCGTGACGTGCTCTGCGATGGGCTGGAGGCCGCGGGCTGGCCCATCAAGCGCCCCCAGGCGACGATGTTCGCCTGGGCGCGCATCCCCGAGCCCTATCAGTCCATGGGCTCGCTGGAGTTCGCGAAAAAGCTGATCAGCGATGCCGGCGTGGCGGTTTCACCCGGGGTCGGGTTTGGTGAATACGGCGACACGCATGTGCGCTTCGGGCTGATCGAGAATCAACACAGAACACGCCAGGCGGTACGGGGCATCAAGCAGATGTTCCGACGCGATGGGCTTGGGCAGTAA
- a CDS encoding Mth938-like domain-containing protein has translation MKMSLDGAEGTYRIQGYADGEIRINDVRYNRSLLVTPDTLVTEWGPASVEAARTSDFAAVHELDPEVVLLGTGVHQTFPSRELMLSVMETGVGLEVMDTASACRTYNVLMSEGRRVVAALIIDQGR, from the coding sequence ATGAAGATGAGTCTTGACGGTGCCGAGGGCACCTACCGCATCCAGGGCTACGCCGACGGCGAGATCCGCATCAACGATGTGCGCTACAACCGGAGCCTGCTGGTGACACCCGATACCCTGGTCACCGAGTGGGGGCCGGCGTCGGTGGAGGCCGCCCGCACGAGCGACTTCGCCGCCGTCCATGAACTCGACCCCGAAGTGGTCCTGCTGGGCACCGGCGTCCACCAGACCTTCCCCAGCCGTGAGCTCATGCTGAGCGTGATGGAGACCGGCGTGGGGCTGGAGGTCATGGATACCGCCTCGGCCTGCCGGACTTACAACGTCCTTATGTCCGAGGGCCGGCGGGTGGTGGCCGCGCTGATCATCGATCAGGGCAGATAG